A window of Methylomonas sp. 11b genomic DNA:
TGACTAATTCGGCAGGTTCGCTGACATTGCAGATACTGCCCATGAAACGCTTGCGGCTGGTGCCCAGCAACACCGGGTAACCCAAATCGACAAAACTGCGCAAATGCGCCAAAAGATCGATATTGTCTTGCTTACCTTTGCCAAAACCAATGCCGGGATCTATAGCGATATTTTCTGCCAATACTCCAGCCGCCAACGCTTCGGCGATACGCTGTTGCAACACGGCGGTCACATCGGCTAGTACATCGTCGTAATACGGCTGGTCCTGCATGGTTTTCGGCGTACCCTGCATATGCATGAGGATTATGGGGACTTGGGCTGTTGCTGCATAAGCCAACATATTGGGATCACCTTGACCGGCCGAGACGTCGTTGATAATACTCGCCCCCGCCACCACCGCTGCTGAAGCAACCTGGCTTAATGTGGTATCTATACTGATTTGCACTTGAGGATAGCTCGCACGGATCGCAGTAATCACCGGCACCACCCGGCGAATTTGCTCGTCCGCGGCAACAGGATCGGAACCAGGCCGAGTCGACTCGCCGCCAACATCGATAATGTCGGCACCCTCGGCTATCATTTTTTCAGCTTGGGCTATGGCTGCAGCCACGCCGGTAAATTTACCGCCATCGGAAAAACTATCGGGAGTGACGTTGAGTATCCCCATCAGTTGGGGACTATTGACAGCATTGAACATATTTGAAAACTCCTCGATAGCAGCAAACGCCTAGTTTACCGTTGTCGAGTCGTTTTTAGAATTTACCGGCTATCGTTTTACGCTATGCCGATAGCAGGCTGCCATCCCACCGGGCGGCGGGATGGCGCTCAATCGTTAAACTCTTAGTAGCGCTTTAGCCAGTTTTTCTGAAAGCTGCTCTTCAACAAATTGTGGTTCGTTGGGTGGATACAGTTCGTCTTCTTCGATTTCGAACCCGCTTTCCTTAGCCAATAACAGCATTTCCTTAATTTTGACGCAGGCTTTCAGTTTTTCTTTCAGCCCCTCATCGCCTTTGGCTTTTTCAGAAAATTCTTTGATGACCTTAATTGACATTGATAACTCCGTGATAACTCTGAAGGTTGGATAAAACTCAAAGTTATCTAAGCAAAATAACGGCCAGTTTTTTTAAAAGCCGTTATTTCGTTTGCAGTTCAAGGTATTACCAAAAAAGTGTCGCCAAAAACGACAGCTATTCACCTACAATTTATGCGGCATTTGTAGCAAATACAACAATTGTCGGAGCGTATAGACGTAGCCAACGACAGTAAATCTTTAGCCTTGTATAGCAACCGTGCGATACGCAGAATGGTAATACAGTAATGGATCCCCTTCCCGGCAAACCACACTATCGACTTCACCAATAATCACCCAGTGGCTACCGGCCTGAACTTGCTGCACTACCCGGCACTCCAGTACCGCCAGGGCTTCGCTCAAAATCGGCGCACCGTTGTCACCCGCTTGCCAGGCGATACTGGCAAAGCGCTGTTCTTGGGTGGTACTGCCGGCAAATTGATTGGAAACGTCTTCTTGTGCACTATTCAGAATGTTCACTGCAAAGCGGCGGCTTTCCAGCAAGGCAGCGCCGGTATCAGTCGCTTGATTCAGACAGACCAGAATTTGCGGCGGATCCAGGGACACGCTGCTAAACGCGGTCGCGGTCATGCCTCTAGGCTGATTGTCACGCCCCTGAGTCGTAACCACCGTCACACCGCTCGCCCATAATTTAAGGGCATTTTTAAATTCTTTGGCTTCAACGCTCATAATTTTCTCTTAGATCCAATAGCGATAATACGGAATAGACGTCTGAATGCGCGATCAGTTTTTGGGACGCATATGCGGAAACAGCAGTACGTCGCGAATGCTCGGTGAGTTGGTGAACAGCATTACCAAACGGTCGATACCGATGCCCTCGCCCGCTGTTGGCGGCATACCGTGTTCCAGCGCGGTTATGTAGTCGGCATCGAAATGCATGGCCTCGTTGTCACCGGCTTCTTTTTCTTCAACTTGTTTCTGAAAGCGTTCGGCTTGATCCTCGGCGTCGTTCAACTCGGTAAAGCCGTTGGCTATTTCACGGCCGCCGACGAAAAACTCAAAGCGATCAGTCACATGCGGATCGTTGTCATTACGGCGTGCCAATGGCGAGACTTCGACCGGGTAAGCGGTAATGAAAGTCGGATTCATCA
This region includes:
- the folP gene encoding dihydropteroate synthase, yielding MFNAVNSPQLMGILNVTPDSFSDGGKFTGVAAAIAQAEKMIAEGADIIDVGGESTRPGSDPVAADEQIRRVVPVITAIRASYPQVQISIDTTLSQVASAAVVAGASIINDVSAGQGDPNMLAYAATAQVPIILMHMQGTPKTMQDQPYYDDVLADVTAVLQQRIAEALAAGVLAENIAIDPGIGFGKGKQDNIDLLAHLRSFVDLGYPVLLGTSRKRFMGSICNVSEPAELVTATAVTTALGVMAGVQMFRVHDVKANRQAADVAWAIKQAQ
- a CDS encoding Nif11-like leader peptide family natural product precursor, encoding MSIKVIKEFSEKAKGDEGLKEKLKACVKIKEMLLLAKESGFEIEEDELYPPNEPQFVEEQLSEKLAKALLRV
- a CDS encoding flavin reductase family protein, with translation MSVEAKEFKNALKLWASGVTVVTTQGRDNQPRGMTATAFSSVSLDPPQILVCLNQATDTGAALLESRRFAVNILNSAQEDVSNQFAGSTTQEQRFASIAWQAGDNGAPILSEALAVLECRVVQQVQAGSHWVIIGEVDSVVCREGDPLLYYHSAYRTVAIQG